TCAGAAGCAGCACTAACGTTTACTCCTGAATCTCCAACTGAACCAACATACCCGGTTGCACCTGATCCATTATCAAAGAGTGATCCAGTACTGGAAGAACCTCCCTGGGAAGAACCTCCCTGGTTTCCTTGGTTAGAACCATCATTAGGTTTTAGGTTACCACCTTGTATTTTAATTAATTCTTCTTTGGTTCG
This sequence is a window from Methanobacterium sp.. Protein-coding genes within it:
- a CDS encoding metal-binding protein; this encodes RTKEELIKIQGGNLKPNDGSNQGNQGGSSQGGSSSTGSLFDNGSGATGYVGSVGDSGVNVSAASETTTSADSEAGDAGKSGKSYEVTKAGAQGTDNTPWGTYAVVGVLSVLALAGVGFFFRGSLFGE